A region of Haloplanus sp. XH21 DNA encodes the following proteins:
- the pyrI gene encoding aspartate carbamoyltransferase regulatory subunit encodes MNDRELRVSKIRNGTVIDHVTAGQALNVLAILGIDGSGGESVSIGMNVPSDKLGRKDVVKVEGRELSQSEVDVLSLIAPEATINIIRDFEVIEKNRVERTESVTGILVCPNHDCITNADEPVQTAFEVLEEGVRCSYCGTIVREDDVAEHIDVGRSGETAL; translated from the coding sequence ATGAACGACAGAGAACTCCGCGTGAGCAAGATCCGCAACGGAACCGTCATCGACCACGTCACCGCCGGGCAGGCGCTGAACGTCCTCGCCATCCTCGGCATCGACGGCAGCGGTGGCGAGAGCGTCAGCATCGGGATGAACGTCCCCAGCGACAAACTGGGACGGAAGGACGTGGTGAAAGTCGAGGGGCGCGAACTCAGCCAGTCCGAGGTGGACGTCCTCTCGCTGATCGCCCCCGAGGCGACGATCAACATCATCCGCGACTTCGAGGTAATCGAGAAAAACCGGGTCGAACGCACCGAATCGGTGACCGGCATCCTCGTCTGCCCGAATCACGACTGCATCACGAACGCCGACGAACCCGTCCAGACCGCGTTCGAGGTGCTCGAAGAAGGCGTTCGCTGTTCGTACTGCGGCACCATCGTCCGCGAGGACGACGTGGCCGAACACATCGACGTGGGCCGATCGGGCGAAACCGCTTTGTGA
- the pyrB gene encoding aspartate carbamoyltransferase, with the protein MLQDHLISAGHLSRADIEAVLDRAAAIDGDPSIVEGRHAGRVLALCFFEPSTRTKMSFEAAMKRLGGDTVDMGSVESSSVKKGESLADTMRVIEGYADAIVLRHPSEGSAKLASEFVEVPLVNAGDGAGQHPSQTLLDLYTIRENAGLDDITIGIMGDLKYGRTVHSLAQALTNFDVRQHFISPESLRLPRNVRYDLHEAGGKVREHTDLDDVLPELDVLYVTRIQRERFPEEREYRAVAGEYRIDNDVLADASDDLTVMHPLPRVDEIAPEVDETARAKYFEQAHNGVPVRMALLDNLLGDRS; encoded by the coding sequence ATGTTGCAGGACCACCTCATCAGCGCGGGCCACCTCTCGCGGGCCGACATCGAGGCGGTACTCGACCGCGCGGCGGCCATCGACGGCGATCCCTCCATCGTCGAGGGACGGCACGCCGGACGCGTGCTCGCGCTCTGCTTTTTCGAACCGAGCACGCGGACGAAGATGAGTTTCGAGGCGGCGATGAAGCGTCTCGGCGGCGACACCGTCGACATGGGATCGGTCGAGTCCTCGTCGGTCAAGAAAGGCGAAAGCCTCGCGGACACGATGCGCGTCATCGAGGGCTACGCCGACGCCATCGTGCTCCGGCATCCGAGCGAGGGGTCGGCGAAACTCGCCTCGGAGTTCGTCGAGGTGCCCCTCGTGAACGCGGGCGACGGCGCCGGGCAGCATCCCAGCCAGACCCTCCTCGACCTCTACACCATCCGAGAGAACGCCGGCCTCGACGACATCACAATCGGAATCATGGGCGACCTGAAATACGGTCGCACCGTCCACTCGCTGGCCCAGGCGCTGACCAACTTCGACGTGCGCCAGCATTTCATCAGTCCGGAGAGCCTGCGCCTGCCGCGGAACGTCCGGTACGACCTCCACGAGGCCGGCGGGAAAGTGCGTGAACACACCGACCTGGACGACGTGTTGCCCGAACTCGACGTGCTCTATGTCACCCGGATTCAGCGCGAACGCTTCCCCGAGGAACGCGAATACCGCGCCGTCGCCGGCGAATACCGCATCGACAACGACGTGCTCGCGGACGCCAGCGACGACCTGACCGTCATGCACCCGCTCCCCCGCGTCGACGAGATCGCGCCCGAAGTCGACGAGACGGCGCGCGCGAAATACTTCGAGCAGGCACACAACGGCGTGCCGGTCCGGATGGCCCTCCTCGACAACCTCCTGGGTGACCGATCATGA